The proteins below come from a single Piscinibacter gummiphilus genomic window:
- a CDS encoding polymer-forming cytoskeletal protein, whose protein sequence is MFAKKKQPPIRTLIGEGTVIRGELQFSDGLRIDGEVQGDVIASEVDTSILVISEKARVVGRVKAGHVIINGHVTGPVQADALLELQPKAVIVGDVKYEALEMHQGATIEGELRPLKAEEKPAMIKLAASNAQ, encoded by the coding sequence ATGTTCGCGAAGAAAAAGCAGCCTCCCATTCGCACCCTCATCGGCGAGGGCACGGTGATCCGCGGTGAGCTGCAGTTCTCCGACGGCCTGCGCATCGACGGTGAAGTCCAAGGCGACGTGATCGCCAGCGAGGTGGACACCAGCATCCTCGTCATCAGCGAGAAGGCCCGCGTGGTGGGGCGTGTGAAGGCCGGTCACGTGATCATCAACGGCCACGTCACAGGCCCGGTGCAGGCCGACGCGCTGCTCGAGCTGCAACCCAAGGCGGTGATCGTGGGCGACGTCAAGTACGAAGCGCTTGAAATGCACCAGGGCGCCACCATTGAAGGTGAACTGCGCCCGCTGAAGGCGGAAGAAAAGCCCGCAATGATCAAGTTGGCGGCATCCAACGCCCAGTGA
- the erpA gene encoding iron-sulfur cluster insertion protein ErpA, with product MSALAHEVQTPAADAPPVPLVFTDSAANKVKELVDEEGNPDLKLRVFVQGGGCSGFQYGFTFDEIVNEDDTQMNKNGVTLLIDAMSLQYLAGAEIDYKDDLQGAQFVIKNPNATTTCGCGSSFSV from the coding sequence ATGAGCGCCCTGGCACACGAAGTTCAAACCCCCGCAGCCGATGCCCCCCCGGTGCCGCTGGTCTTCACCGACAGCGCGGCCAACAAGGTCAAGGAACTGGTCGACGAGGAAGGCAACCCCGACCTGAAGCTGCGCGTCTTCGTGCAAGGCGGTGGCTGCTCAGGCTTCCAGTACGGCTTCACCTTCGACGAGATCGTCAACGAAGACGATACGCAGATGAACAAGAACGGCGTCACGCTGCTCATCGACGCCATGAGCCTGCAGTACTTGGCGGGTGCCGAGATCGACTACAAGGACGACCTCCAAGGCGCCCAGTTCGTGATCAAGAACCCCAACGCGACGACGACCTGCGGCTGCGGGTCGAGCTTCTCGGTCTGA
- a CDS encoding anhydro-N-acetylmuramic acid kinase, translating to MAELFAGLMSGTSLDGVDGVLAEFSASGFPRVVSHAYRAFPEALREELLALNTSGADELHRSALASNALAALYIEVVAELLANANVDARAVRAIGSHGQTVRHRPGLGYTWQINNPSLLAERSGIAVVADFRTRDVAAGGQGAPLVAAFHRALFGQAGETRAVLNLGGISNLTALLADGHTTGFDCGPANVLMDLWCLRHTGQRFDADGAWAAQGTVQRGLLDLLLQEPYFAEPPPKSTGRDLFNVTWLESRLRAHGPCHPVDVQATLCELTAVTCTDAVKAHASDASELLVCGGGALNLHLMGRLAHHLPGMAVRPSDARGLPAQHVEAAAFAWLAYRHAHSLPGNLSAVTGASGPRVLGAWYPA from the coding sequence ATGGCTGAATTGTTTGCAGGGCTGATGTCGGGCACCTCGCTCGACGGGGTGGATGGCGTGCTGGCCGAGTTCTCGGCCAGCGGCTTTCCGAGGGTTGTCTCGCACGCCTACCGGGCGTTCCCGGAAGCGCTGCGTGAAGAGCTGTTGGCTCTCAACACCTCCGGCGCCGACGAGCTGCACCGCTCGGCGCTCGCCTCCAATGCGCTGGCCGCGCTCTACATCGAGGTGGTGGCCGAATTGCTCGCCAACGCGAACGTCGATGCGCGCGCCGTGCGCGCCATCGGCAGCCACGGCCAGACCGTGCGTCACCGGCCCGGCCTCGGCTACACATGGCAGATCAACAATCCAAGCCTGCTGGCCGAACGCAGCGGCATCGCGGTGGTGGCCGACTTCCGCACGCGGGATGTGGCCGCCGGTGGGCAGGGCGCGCCGCTTGTCGCCGCCTTCCACCGCGCGCTCTTTGGCCAGGCGGGTGAGACGCGGGCCGTGCTCAACCTCGGCGGCATCAGCAACCTCACCGCCCTGCTCGCCGATGGCCACACCACCGGCTTCGACTGCGGCCCGGCCAACGTGCTGATGGACCTCTGGTGCCTGCGCCACACCGGCCAGCGCTTCGACGCCGATGGCGCCTGGGCAGCGCAAGGGACCGTGCAACGCGGCCTGCTCGACCTGCTGCTCCAGGAACCCTATTTCGCGGAACCACCACCCAAGAGCACGGGCCGCGATCTTTTCAACGTCACTTGGCTCGAGAGCCGCCTGCGGGCGCATGGGCCCTGTCATCCCGTCGACGTGCAGGCCACGCTGTGCGAACTCACGGCGGTGACCTGCACCGATGCGGTCAAGGCTCACGCGTCGGATGCGAGCGAGTTGCTGGTCTGCGGAGGCGGCGCCCTCAACCTGCACCTGATGGGGCGCCTGGCCCATCACCTGCCCGGCATGGCCGTGCGGCCGAGCGACGCGCGCGGCCTGCCGGCGCAGCACGTGGAAGCTGCCGCCTTCGCATGGCTCGCCTATAGGCATGCCCACAGCTTGCCGGGCAACTTGAGCGCCGTCACAGGCGCCAGCGGCCCGCGTGTGCTGGGGGCCTGGTACCCCGCCTGA
- a CDS encoding M23 family metallopeptidase yields METLERDAVAAGSRLTQFIGRHPRTLTTLIVTGLMGFGVTAFGIAPLAPDAADLPRRMVTEIVTPEDISSQLEALASHTLQLYRNDLTRPTDTADSLLARLSVADVTAAAFIRSDRTARKLLEGRAGKIVRVRIDESGVLEELIARYPAENSDQFGTHFSRLRITRVGDKFLAGVETAKLESEVRTGTGTIRSSLFAATDEAKIPDPVATQLAEMFSTDIDFRRELRRGDSFHVVYEALTADGEPITWNQASGRVLAAEFVNDNRTYSAVWYQDAHSKGGYYGFDGQSKRRAFLASPMEFSRVTSGFSMRMHPIHKVWRQHLGVDYGAPTGTPVRNVGDGVVEFAGWQNGYGNVVQVRHSNERTTLYGHLSRIDVRKGERVEQGARIGAVGATGWATGPHLHFEVKVKGQHQDPLVIAKTSEAVELAPESRAQFTAVARGLRQQLEVAKANPYRFAQAE; encoded by the coding sequence TTGGAAACGCTTGAGCGCGACGCGGTTGCGGCCGGTTCGCGCCTCACCCAGTTCATCGGTCGCCACCCGCGCACCCTCACCACCCTGATCGTCACCGGCCTGATGGGCTTTGGCGTGACCGCCTTCGGCATCGCGCCGCTGGCCCCCGATGCGGCCGACCTGCCGCGGCGCATGGTGACGGAAATCGTCACTCCCGAAGACATCTCGTCGCAGCTGGAAGCGCTCGCGAGCCACACGCTGCAGCTCTATCGCAACGACCTGACCCGCCCGACCGACACCGCCGACAGCCTGCTGGCCCGCCTGAGCGTGGCCGACGTCACCGCCGCCGCCTTCATCCGCAGCGACCGCACCGCGCGCAAGCTGCTCGAAGGCCGCGCCGGCAAGATCGTGCGGGTGCGCATCGACGAGTCGGGCGTGCTGGAGGAGTTGATCGCCCGCTACCCCGCAGAAAACAGCGACCAGTTCGGCACCCACTTCTCGCGCCTGCGCATCACCCGCGTCGGCGACAAATTCCTCGCCGGTGTGGAAACGGCCAAGCTCGAAAGCGAAGTGCGCACCGGGACGGGCACGATCCGCAGCTCGCTCTTTGCCGCGACCGACGAAGCCAAGATTCCCGACCCCGTGGCCACGCAGCTGGCCGAGATGTTCTCGACCGACATCGACTTCCGCCGCGAGCTGCGCCGCGGCGACAGCTTCCACGTCGTCTACGAAGCGCTCACCGCCGATGGCGAGCCGATCACGTGGAACCAGGCCTCGGGCCGCGTGCTCGCCGCCGAATTCGTCAACGACAACCGCACGTATTCCGCTGTCTGGTACCAGGATGCGCACAGCAAGGGCGGCTATTACGGCTTCGATGGCCAGAGCAAACGCCGGGCGTTTCTCGCGAGCCCGATGGAGTTCTCGCGTGTGACCTCGGGTTTCTCGATGCGCATGCACCCGATCCACAAGGTCTGGCGCCAGCACCTCGGCGTGGACTACGGCGCGCCGACCGGCACGCCGGTGCGCAACGTCGGCGATGGCGTCGTCGAATTCGCCGGTTGGCAGAACGGCTACGGCAACGTCGTGCAGGTGCGCCACAGCAACGAGCGCACCACGCTTTATGGTCACCTGAGCCGCATCGATGTGCGCAAGGGCGAGCGCGTCGAACAGGGCGCACGCATCGGGGCCGTCGGCGCGACCGGCTGGGCCACCGGCCCACATCTGCACTTCGAGGTGAAGGTCAAGGGCCAGCACCAGGATCCGCTGGTCATCGCCAAGACCTCGGAGGCGGTCGAACTCGCGCCCGAATCGCGCGCGCAGTTCACCGCCGTGGCGCGGGGGCTGCGCCAGCAGCTCGAAGTGGCGAAGGCCAACCCCTACCGATTCGCCCAAGCCGAGTGA
- the tyrS gene encoding tyrosine--tRNA ligase: MSLSEEKTSPAPKYPVTDKVLEALAISRRGCDELLPEADWLAKLARSEATGVPLRIKLGLDPTAPDIHVGHTVVLNKMRQLQDIGHQVIFLIGDFTSMIGDPSGRNTTRPPLTPEQIKANAETYYKQASLVLDPAKTEIRYNSEWSDPLGARGMIQLAARYTVARMMERNDFHDRFKAGTPISVHEFLYPLMQGYDSVALKSDLELGGTDQKFNLLMGRTLQAEYGQEPQCILTMPLLEGLDGVEKMSKSKGNYIAITEPANGMFAKILSISDELMWKYFTLLSFKPEAEIAKLKAEVEAGRNPKDAKVMLAKEITTRFHSAAAADAAEADFNNRARGGVPDDLPEVSLSGAPLGVGALLKQANLAPSSSEANRLIDGGGVRIDGSVVSDKGLKLDAGTYVVQVGKRKFARVTLA, from the coding sequence ATGTCTTTGTCAGAAGAAAAGACCTCCCCCGCGCCCAAGTACCCCGTCACCGACAAGGTGCTGGAGGCGCTGGCCATCAGCCGCCGGGGATGCGATGAGCTGCTTCCCGAGGCCGACTGGCTGGCCAAACTCGCTCGTTCAGAAGCAACGGGCGTGCCACTGCGCATCAAGCTGGGCCTCGACCCGACCGCGCCCGACATCCACGTCGGCCACACGGTGGTGCTCAACAAGATGCGCCAGCTGCAGGACATCGGCCACCAGGTCATCTTCCTGATCGGTGACTTCACCTCAATGATCGGCGACCCCTCGGGCCGCAACACCACCCGCCCGCCGCTCACGCCCGAGCAGATCAAGGCCAACGCCGAGACCTACTACAAGCAGGCGAGCCTGGTGCTCGACCCCGCCAAGACCGAGATTCGCTACAACAGCGAATGGAGCGACCCGCTCGGCGCACGCGGCATGATCCAGCTCGCGGCGCGCTACACCGTGGCGCGCATGATGGAGCGCAACGACTTCCACGACCGCTTCAAGGCCGGCACGCCGATCAGCGTGCACGAGTTCCTCTACCCGCTGATGCAGGGCTACGACTCGGTGGCGCTCAAGAGTGACCTCGAGCTCGGCGGCACCGACCAGAAGTTCAACCTGCTGATGGGCCGCACGCTGCAGGCCGAATACGGGCAGGAGCCGCAGTGCATCCTGACGATGCCGCTGCTCGAAGGGCTCGATGGCGTCGAGAAGATGTCCAAGAGCAAGGGCAACTACATCGCGATCACCGAGCCGGCCAACGGCATGTTCGCGAAGATCCTGTCGATCAGCGACGAGCTGATGTGGAAGTACTTCACCTTGTTGAGCTTCAAGCCCGAAGCCGAGATCGCGAAGCTCAAGGCCGAGGTCGAGGCGGGTCGCAACCCCAAGGATGCGAAGGTGATGCTCGCCAAGGAGATCACCACACGCTTCCACAGCGCTGCAGCGGCTGACGCGGCCGAGGCCGACTTCAACAACCGCGCGCGTGGCGGGGTGCCCGATGACCTCCCCGAGGTGTCGCTCAGCGGTGCGCCGCTCGGCGTTGGCGCATTGCTGAAGCAAGCCAACCTCGCCCCTTCGAGCAGCGAAGCCAACCGCTTGATCGACGGCGGCGGTGTGCGCATCGACGGGAGCGTGGTCAGCGACAAAGGCCTGAAGCTCGATGCTGGCACCTACGTCGTGCAGGTGGGCAAGCGCAAGTTCGCGCGGGTGACGCTGGCCTGA
- a CDS encoding DUF5329 family protein, with protein MRRRALLGVLLAAACAANAAPNAAEQARIQRLIAYVEAQTTIRFVRNGSAYSSKDAATFLRRKFEKMGEHVTTAQQFIEQIASKSSTTGEVYQIRFPDGRQVPAARFLGDELKRMDDGR; from the coding sequence ATGCGGCGTCGCGCTTTGCTCGGGGTGTTGCTCGCAGCAGCGTGCGCTGCAAACGCGGCACCCAACGCCGCCGAGCAGGCCCGCATCCAGCGCCTGATCGCCTATGTCGAGGCGCAGACCACCATCCGCTTCGTGCGCAACGGCTCGGCCTATTCGTCGAAAGACGCCGCCACCTTCCTGCGCAGGAAGTTCGAGAAGATGGGCGAGCACGTGACGACGGCCCAGCAGTTCATCGAGCAGATCGCGTCGAAGTCGAGCACGACCGGCGAGGTCTACCAGATCCGTTTTCCTGACGGCCGACAGGTCCCGGCCGCGCGCTTCCTCGGCGATGAGCTCAAGCGCATGGACGACGGCCGATGA
- the dtd gene encoding D-aminoacyl-tRNA deacylase, protein MIALIQRVRGARVEVAGRITGRIEQGLLVFVCAEPADTEALADKLVAKLLKLRVFSDEAGKMNRSVADVQGGLLIVSQFTLAADTSGGNRPSFTNAAPPELGRRLYERVLATARAQHPTVGEGEFGADMQVHLVNDGPVTIPITLRA, encoded by the coding sequence ATGATCGCGTTGATTCAGCGTGTGCGCGGCGCGCGCGTGGAAGTGGCGGGCCGCATCACCGGCCGCATCGAGCAAGGCCTCCTGGTCTTCGTGTGCGCGGAGCCGGCCGACACCGAGGCGCTCGCCGACAAGCTCGTCGCCAAGCTGCTCAAGCTGCGCGTGTTCTCCGACGAGGCCGGCAAGATGAACCGCAGCGTGGCCGACGTGCAGGGCGGCCTGCTCATCGTCAGCCAGTTCACGCTCGCCGCTGACACCTCCGGCGGCAACCGCCCGAGTTTCACCAACGCCGCGCCGCCCGAGCTTGGCCGCCGCCTCTACGAGCGTGTGCTGGCCACGGCACGCGCGCAGCACCCGACGGTCGGCGAAGGCGAGTTCGGCGCCGACATGCAGGTGCACCTCGTCAACGACGGACCGGTCACCATTCCGATCACGCTGCGTGCGTAA
- a CDS encoding tripartite tricarboxylate transporter substrate-binding protein, with protein sequence MKKLLIACAAAFAATSVFAYPEKAITIVVPFAAGGPTDKVARDFAEAVRKPLGNATIVIDNVAGAGGTLGNSKVAKATPDGYTLLLTHVNMATSVALYRNLQFKPLEDFEYVGLVNEVPMTLVGRPTLPANNYSELSTWINANKGKINLAHAGLGSASHLCGLLFQSTIKVEMTPVPYKGTAPAMNDLLGGQVDIMCDQTTNTTGQIEAGKIKAFAVSTTKRLATPALAKLPTLDEAGLKGFNVTIWHGVYAPKGTPKAVIDKLNTALKAALKDPTFVKNQESLGAVIVSDARANPAEHKKFVSDEINKWTPIIKAAGQYAD encoded by the coding sequence ATGAAGAAGCTCCTGATCGCTTGCGCTGCAGCATTCGCAGCGACCAGTGTGTTTGCCTACCCCGAGAAGGCCATCACCATCGTCGTGCCATTCGCCGCGGGCGGCCCCACCGACAAGGTGGCACGCGACTTCGCCGAAGCCGTGCGCAAGCCGCTGGGCAATGCCACCATCGTGATCGACAACGTGGCCGGTGCCGGCGGCACGCTCGGCAACTCGAAGGTCGCTAAGGCCACCCCCGATGGCTACACGCTGCTGCTCACGCACGTGAACATGGCCACCTCGGTGGCGCTGTACCGCAACCTGCAGTTCAAGCCGCTCGAAGACTTCGAGTACGTCGGCCTCGTGAACGAAGTGCCGATGACGCTCGTGGGCCGCCCCACCCTGCCGGCCAACAACTACAGCGAGCTGTCGACCTGGATCAATGCCAACAAGGGCAAGATCAACCTCGCCCACGCCGGCCTGGGCTCGGCCTCGCACCTGTGCGGCCTGCTCTTCCAGAGCACGATCAAGGTCGAGATGACCCCGGTGCCTTACAAGGGCACCGCGCCGGCCATGAACGACCTGCTTGGCGGCCAGGTCGACATCATGTGCGACCAGACCACCAACACCACCGGCCAGATCGAGGCGGGCAAGATCAAGGCGTTTGCGGTGAGCACGACCAAGCGCCTGGCCACCCCGGCGCTGGCCAAGCTGCCCACGCTGGATGAAGCAGGCCTGAAGGGCTTCAACGTGACCATCTGGCACGGCGTCTACGCGCCCAAGGGCACGCCCAAGGCGGTGATCGACAAGCTCAACACCGCCCTGAAGGCGGCGCTGAAGGACCCGACCTTCGTGAAGAACCAGGAGTCGCTCGGCGCAGTGATCGTGTCGGATGCCCGCGCGAACCCGGCCGAGCACAAGAAGTTCGTCTCCGACGAGATCAACAAGTGGACGCCGATCATCAAGGCGGCGGGCCAGTACGCGGACTGA